AGAAATCatcaacattatttttaattctattcAAAACAAGATCGAAATcgaaaaacaaataataataaaagataagAATTTAATatgacataaattaaaattggacACATAGAAGATCTAAATCATATAAAGTAATTTTGGAATAAtccaaaatcttaaaaattgaCTATTAATCAAACAACACAAGCCAATAACTGGCAATAACTTTTgcctaattaattatatgatttaggTTCACAAAAACAACTGTATGTGCCTTTAACCATCAAACAACCACCGCTCTTAAAAAATGCCTGAATACAAGCTGCATTACAATCTGGATAATCGGAACATCTTCCTATATTAACAGCTTGATTAATAGCTTCAGTGCCTGAAATCATAATTAGAATAGCTAAACAAAACAATCCAATTAAAAAAGTTGATTTCTTAGTGGCCAccatttttatcaaatattcaGAGGCTTCTGGGCTGACGTGCTTCTCTTCTAGTGTTTTGTGTAGAAAAATGTATGCCTAGGAAGAtctatttatacaaaaaaaattattgatattttttaaaattgtgtatcttaaaataaattatgttccATATTTTGCATGGAAACTAATATATTACTTGCTATAATACAACTAGAAATTGtactttttgaaatataattgaaattGTATAGCTTGAAGTAGATTTATATTCCATATTTAGTatggaaatttatttatttatttactatgaTACTTCTAAAAATGTACTCTTTTTGaaacatctttgaaattgtAGATTATGTTCCATATTTTGTATGGAAACTAATATATTACTTGCTATAATACAACTAGAAAATTgtactttttgaaatattattgaaattgtGTACCTTGAAGTAGATTTATATTCCATAGTTTATAtggaaatttattaatttatttgttatgatatatactaataaaaaaatgtactctttttgaaatatctttgaaaTTGTGTCTTGTAAAATAGATTATGTTCCATGTTTTTGTATGGaagttttttttcattttaacttgctataatattattgattatgaatttgTGATTAACGCGTcttcatcatattttaaaagtgaaaaacCTTTAAActgaaaaagttaaattacgaaaatatcaattaattatcGAACAATTATTTACACTTCAGTTAATCACTATACAACTTCttacaaaaatataagtatatattttaatcaatattacTCCAGCAGATTTGAatactatattaattattaattacacACTGTATTTGGTATTTCTAGAAAATTGTTGTATTCAATGTATTACATGAAATACGAAGTAACACCACAACTTCTTAGCAAAGGTTTGAACTAttctatatgtatatcggtCCGAATTCGATGATTTCTAATTGTATATCatgtatataaatgtttattctTATATGAAGAAAGTGTATCAGATGTGGTTTAGGCTCATAATAAACATTTAGCACTAAGTTCGTAACTTTTCTATTATCTAAGTTTTTCGCATGAGATGATAGAagagtcaacttcaaacgatcataTCTTTCAGATTATAAAGAGCTAGGTATCCTAAGACCTATCAATTTTAAAGGTCTACTTCTTTCCAACGCCAGTGATTGTTTGTCCATTTGAGTTCAGAGTAAATTGTTAAAAGTAATCTATTAAAGTCTTTGATAGGTACCTAGTGTGTGacatataaattgatttttaattgtatatcatatatataaatgtttattctTATATGAAGAAAGTGTATCAGATGTGGTTTAGGCTCATAATAAACCTCTAGCACTAAGTTAGTAACATTTTTATTATCTAAATTTTTCGCATGAGATGATACAAGAGTCAAATTCAAACGATCATATCTTTCGGATTATAAAGAGTTAGGTGTCCTAAGACCTATCAATTTAAAGGTCTACTTCTTTCCAACACTAGTGATTGTTTGTCCATTGAAGTTCAGAGTAAACTGTTAGAAATAATCTATCAAAGTCTTTGACAAGGACGTAATGtgtgacatataaaatgaaaccGAAGGAAGTATAACTTAAGTCCTATACAATAACATCAGTTTAGTTGATAAATGAATTATGCAACAAATCAATTAAAAGGTGATTGCATacaacacaattcaataatattgttCGTAATctttataaatgataaattataccATAATAACATGTTAAATTACACCGATAATATAAATCACATACATACAAgaacataataataaattaataataattaagctGTTGTTGCTGCCTTATTAACTAGAGATTTAGGAGGAGGAGGCAATATAATTAGAGGTAATCCAGCAGTAGCCAAAGACTCATAacaatttttctcatgaaactTCTTGATATAATTTGAAGCCTTGTGATTTGTAATTTGAGCATTCAAATTACTTAAATCATCTTGATTTCTCTTATGAAATTTCTTGATATAATCAGAAAAAATCCCATCTTGATAATCATgatcaataatattattttgatgaactAAACATGAGGAAGATTTTTTACTTTCTTCTTGACCATGTTCTTTAACAAATGTATAAGAATTTGACTTGGTTTTTGGAATTTGTGATTTCTTGTAATTATTCCCTTTTTCTAGTTGAAAAGAAGAGATAGTAGAAATATTATTTGTTGAAGATTGGGAATTTTTTTGGTGTTTATTTGTTGTTGATCCAAGATTAATGGATGCAAGAGAGAAGGATGATAGTGTTATGATATTTATCACTATTTGCATGGTTTTTTcacaaaaagattttttttcttgcacCTTGTTTTTTTGAGTCatgattgaagaaaaaaaaatggtttaattttaaaaaaaaaaattaaaaaaggagAGAAGAAAGTGGTGTGTTTTTCTCAAGAATGGTTTccttcatttatatttatatataaataaagaagaatatagttatctttaatttatattctGTGGGGTTTGTGGAGGGAAATTTGATTGCAAAAAACAATCAAGAAAGGGCCAAGGCACATTTTTTGATTGACAAGCTAGCCCCAAGATGGGAAAGATCTTATGTGCTGGAAGGAAGAAGTAACGGAGACTGAATTTTCGATAAGAgggtttaaaatttaaagaaatagaTATATGCTGTCGTCGAAGGTAATACAATATCTACTAtacatattcaaaaaattattttaaccatgtaaatataatataactttttGCTGAAGAGGGTTCGGATGAAATTCCTAATGATAAGGTGGCTCTACCACTGActgaaagggaaaaaaatatgtTGACGGAGTAGTAAATATTTAGAACTCGtttgattataaatattataaatatatatctatTGAAAAAGAATGTGATTAAACTTGTTTGGTCATAAAATTTACTTAGTTTTTGGGGGAAAAAATTGGCATTTAAGAGATTACTTGTTTTTGAGGTAATATACACCtcaaacttttatattttacaataaaataataataatttttaaaaatccatCTTTTTTGTTACTCCAATCAATTTTATCTAATGCCTTATTTGCTTAACCTTAAAATTTGCaagatattaaattaaaataaattcaaactcAATGATTTATCGATTTACAAAAAGATTGagttaatcattattttatttggttatgTTGTACTATTATTCGTGAAATGTTGAagctaattattttaattatacttTGTTATAACATGTGAGCCTAATTGTAATTTGCCTAATAACcttttgaatttgtattatatatttcattataaaaatagttCTTAGAACTCATGAGCATAAAcatgtttcatgttttgttcCATAAAGTGAAATAGTTTTCGAAATTTATGATCAAGTGCGTATTGAAACTCAAAGCAAAATTcactctaatttaatttttaaatatatttaaaactcTATAACCTAACACTAACttcttaatttttaatcaaaaataatattttcttttaaaaatacttttatttaaaattaaaaattttcgaTACGACTCCAAATTAATCGTGGCTAACAAAAGGGATACCCAAAGGGCCCTGCGTATAGATTTCATCGAATCTACAGTATTTtcaacaattatatttatatatatatatatatatatataaccatttaattatgaatatataaatatattatgttaacaaaaagttttttattttctagtGCAGAACAAAGAATGTATTTCTTTTTGCAATTTTAAATTTAGCCAATTAGAAAACAAAACTTgaccaaaaaagaagaagaagaaaccaCTAAAAGATGAAagcaattataattattttaaaacatttatatgaatttgagaaaattaagaacCATCTAAATTAAGTTTcacataaacaaacaaaaatattctttaaacaTATTTAGCAAcataatgatgataaaaatataataagggAAGTGCTAAATAACCAAAATTTTggtcaaaattttattaaaaatttgaaaaaattataatatttttttaatttaaaaataaacaaatcttttttcattttcaattaaaaGCTATTAaagttgaaatgaaaaaaatgtttaaaaagataaaataatatagaaaaaaatatttctaaccaAATTTTCTGGctaatttcttttttccctaataataataaatacaaaaagttTCCAATAACATAATTATGTCAAGTCTATTTTAAAGTAAATGCAAAACATATGGTCTTTACCTAATGACccaatcaaaattaaatgatgCCTTAATTAGACGTTTAACGTATATACAAATGGACATAATCCCGACAATTgtaaacttttaattaattattaatcttAACTTTGTGAAATTCTTTAGGAGAGAGTATTGATTCTAACTTTCGTGTATTTGAGACGTATTGTTATGTTATTTGATAAGTTCTTTTCATTTTCGATTCtttaagaatttttataaaagtcttttatttgctttttttagttttgttttcaTGAAACGATAATGATTTATGAAAGgactaataataaaaagaaaatatataatttctagAGGATAAGTTTTGCAGGAAAAATTACATGATCAAACgttattcttcttattttcaataatagaaaatatatcaaatcatGTTTATATAGATTGtgaaaattcttattttaatttttttttcgatATGCTTCaagtaatttttcaaataatatacgaactatttaaaaaaaatcaacgaATAGGCATATAAGCCTCTTGTTCCGTCCATCACAACACTTTACATAGTTGGGTCAAGATTTGATAATTATGAATTCATAACGAATTTAAGTTAATAAgaaactaattttataaaaaccAATGTGATATAATAGTTATATTTATGACTTCATATTAAACTAAagatattaactttttttttataagtttgaACGATAAATTTTAGATCTGTCTCACGTGTTTTATGAGGTACTTTTAACTTATAATTTAAGTCTCCTCATGTTATATTTGTCGAGCTTATTaactttatcaaaatatttttctagatagattcacataaattattttttctactcGTATATGATCTTGATTgaatctcaaatttttaaacttcagtttcatgttttattctttctcatatatctatatctatatctatatatatatatatatatatatatatatatatatatatatatatatatatatatattagttgtaTACATATCAAAGATGCACCTTAAAAGTTATTTAGTAAAATGTATAAGAATAGTATAACTTGATAGAGTGTATGAATAATAATAGGATTAGTTATGTTGAGATTAACTCATATTTcctgtttgatttaatttattaaggaCAATTCTATCTctaattatgtttatcaataatGTATTAATTGCTTTTATATTGTTAGTATCACGGTTTGTTAAGTATTATTTATATACCATGTAATATTGAATATGATATATAACTAACTCATGTATTAttagttataaataaatttaaattatcacCAATCAAATACAAGTGCATGACCATACAAGTtttgttataaatgataaaatattaaacaaaaatagcATTTGATAATTAGCATAGTGAGATTTACAATAAAGGTGTCCAAATAATACcataatttacaaaaatatggCCCTCGCTTATTTTATATTAGGTAATTTGTCCACTCTTTTCATAGGCATGAGAGACTTATTTTAGCCTTAAGATTAATAAAGgatgtttgtattttttgtgCTTTCTCAATTATCTATTAAGTAATTTAGTttaatggatatatatatatatccttcgAAATGATTCATTGGTTTGACTTGAGATTTTCATTTTTGAAGGTTTTTACTTTGAAATTTCTCGTTCGTGAAAGTAAGATGTTTATCTTTTGGGTTGAGTTCGTTATATTAGATTTAATTAGTGCACGTTACTTCTCTTATATACTTTATGAGCTATGACATAAGAGCAGAGATCTTGTCACGTGTTCACCCACATAAGGCTACAAATTTCCCCTTATCATAAGAGTTACATTAATATCGACAAAAATTATGAtagaatgataaatattttttttattcttaatcaatATCTCGAATTCAAGTTACAAAATAATGCGGATATCGAACCTATGCACCAAATGTCTTTTTCTCACAACCAAAAGTCCAAAAGTTCCAATTTCTCAGTGTTTAGTCATTTCAAACAGTCAAATGACAACAAGCACAGCCTCTTCATTCTTGTTTTTGCTCTGTTCTTCTTCCTAATCTCTTCTCATTCCACTTCTCTACACTCAACCAATCCACAATGACAGCAAAATCAACTAAccccatcttcttcttcactctgttcttcctcattttcaCATTAACCCCATCTTTTTCCATTGAGAATGATGTTAAATGTCTTGAAGGTATCAAATCTGCATTTTCTGACCCTTTAAACAAGCTCTCATCTTGGTCATTCTCAAATACTTCTGTAGCTTCAATTTGTAAACTTGTTGGTGTTTCTTGCTGGAATGAGAAAGAAAATCGCCTTCTTTCTCTTCAACTTCCTTCAATGTCTTTATCTGGTTCACTCCCATCTTCCCTTCAGTTCTGTTCTTCTCTTCAATCTCTTGATCTCTCTGGTAACTCTTTTTCCGGTCCAATCCCAGTTCAAATCTGCTCATGGTTACCTTATCTCGTCAATCTCGATCTCTCCAGCAACTATTTCTCCGGTTCCATACCCCCTGAGTTCATCAACTGCAAATTCCTAAACACCCTTCTGCTAAATGACAACAAACTCACTGGGTCAATCCCATTTGAGATCGGCAGGCTCGACCGGTTGAAACGGTTCAGTGCATCCAACAATGGCCTTTCCGGTTCAATTCCTGATGATTTAGACCGGTTTTCGAAAGATGATTTTGATGGGAATGACGGGCTTTGTGGGAATCCAATTGGATCTAAATGTAGTAACTTGAGTAACAAAaatcttgttattattatatctGCAGGTGTTTTTGGTGCTGCTGCATCACTGATTCTTGGATTTGGGATTTGGAGATGGTTTTTAGTTCAGCCTAGTAAGAAAGATAGAGAATTCGGAGACGGTAAAGGTGTTGGTGGTGGCGGTATCAATGATTATTGGATCGATAAATTGAGAGCTTACAAGCTTGTTCAGGTGACATTGTTTCAAAAACCTATTAATAAGATTAAACTGAATGATTTATTAGTAGCTACCAATTCATTTGCTAGTGAAAATATTGTTGTTTCGATTCGTACTGGTGTTTCGTATAGAGCTATGTTGATTGATGGATCAGCATTGGCTATTAAGAGGCTGAGTAGTTGTAAGTTGAGTGAAAAACAGTTTAGGTCCGAGATGAATCGATTAGGACAGCTTAGACACCCGAATTTAGTCCCGTTATTGGGATTTTGTATTGTTGATACTGAAAGGCTTTTGGTTTATAAGCATATGCAGAATGGTAGTTTGAATTCGATTTTACATGGTAATCTTAGTACTGGTAGTTCTGAGCTTGGTTGGTTAGCAAGGGTGCGCGTTGCTGCTGGTGCAGCTAGAGGATTAGCTTGGCTTCACCATGGGTGTCAACCTCCGTATGTGCATCAATACCTTAGCTCGAATGTGATTCTTGTAGACGATGATTATGATGCTAGGATCACGGATTTTGGGCTTGCAAGGCTTATTGGTTCTACTGACTCGAATGATAGCTTGTTTGTGAATGGGGATTTGGGAGAGTTTGGTTATGTGCCTCCTGAGTATTCGAGCACGTTGGTTGCTTCAATGAAAGGGGATGTGTATAGTTTTGGAGTAGTGCTACTTGAGTTGGTGACAGGGCGGAAGCCTGTTGGTGCGGAGGAGGGATTCAAAGGTAGTTTAGTCGATTGGGTTAATCAGCTTTCGAGCTCAGGACATAGTAAGGACGCGATTGATAAATCTTTTGCTGGAAGTGGTCGAGATGATGAAATTTTACGAGTTCTTCAAATTGCATGTTTGTGTGTGGTTTCAAGGCCGAAAGATAGACCTTCGATGTACACAGTGTATCAGTCCTTGAAGAGTATGGTGAAAGATCATTGTTTCTCTGAACACTTTGATGAGTTTCCAATCAACTTGACCAAGGAAAATCATGATCATAAAGATTAGGTTATAGCATTGAAATGACTAGATAAATGCTCATGAATTTTGAATATTCTAGTTATGGCATTTGTGtttcttgataaaaatttgTATAGTTTGAGAAGCAAATGCATGATCTTTGTACTTTCTTGACACATTTTTAGACAATCTATGTTTAAATGATTCAGTTATGAATGAGTACTTCGTTGAAATGCTATAAATCACTTTACAAAGTGGTTCTCCATATCCTAAGTTACAACAACATACTCGATGTAGTTTCACAAGTGGAGGCCAGTGTATATAGATCTTACCCCTATTTCGACAAGTTAGAACAGTTGTTTTCGAAAAATGACTCAGATGTAGTTCCACAAGTGGGGGCCAGTGTATACAAATTTTATCCCTACTTCGACAAGTTAGAAGGTTGTTTCCGAAAGATCCCGAGTCAAAGTCCACCCAAAAAGAATATCTTTATGTGGAATAgcttatttgtttattaaattCAATCATCAACTAAAATGGTAATTGTCAACATTGAGTTTCCAATTTGGACCACTTTAAAACATGGTGTATGCACATCAAATTTACCCAAgttatagaagtaaattgtcAGAACTAACCTTAACCACTTAGATATATGCTCAATTCTGAACAGAAACTCGTTCATCATCTGATTACTTGTACTACTATTTTACTTGAGTACCTGATATTTTTCACCGATATGAACTTGTCAATCAAAAATCTTGCTTAACGGATAACGTTTCAAGTAAAAGGAGAGAAAGATGTTGAACATTGAGCAAATGTGATTGCATTAGATGACAAACATTTCCAAAGTAGACATAACCAAAATTGTAGGAAGAATACAAGGGTCAAAATTGAGTTAAAAAAAGGCAAAGgacaataataaagaaaaacactACTTCCGACCTTAAAACATGGGACTCTCgtgatatattatttatgtgtttGTCTTCAAGTTGAATAAGATTATAttggtcaatatttttcttcaatggaccacacaaaaatttaaaaaaatactaacaaatTGTGTCCCTCTTTTTATGTAATCTACCATGTGAAAGTCAGTGTCTCTTTTCCCTCCCTTTCTCCCCATTGTTTTCTTTGCCTATCTTTAAAGTATTTGAAATTCGTAACGCTCGTTCTAAGTGATTTATGTATGGGTGAAATTGTGATTAGTAAAGGACGAATCAAATTGTGAGATATGATTAGATTAAGAGCGAAGAGGTGCTAGTTAGGGGGAAATATGGAAGGTTCATTCCTAGTGTGActtgatttttcatatttgtaattGGATAGGATATAATACCTTTTCGTGAAAAGGCCGTCGTGTAACTAAATATCGTTATAACAACTTTTGAGGagatcaacaagcaatctcgaGTCTTGTGCCAATCTGGagatcaacaagcaatctcgaGTCTTGCGCCAATCTGTTATCGATTATAACTTAATTGCAATGATAGAATTTAGGCACATGCAACTAAGCTAAATAGTCTTTTCAGTGCTAAATGTTTACTAATTAACGGTTCGATTCTTTTGGCCTATAACAAAATTCCTTTATAAGAATAGAATACATTagattaaaaattcaaatacattacacctctttgcttgtatttttctttttcttttagtagattatgtttttgtaataatccaccacctttataattttcaagcttaaagaaaatgaattcaATCAATCTTAATCAACAtatctttaaattttctttttttaaaaaaagaataaattttatcgtaacttaaaataatatttttctaataaattatttaatgttaataatcaaaaatattttacaacaCACCAAACTTAACAGAAGACTAATTAATCTacacatacattaaaaatatatatgaatcaaaTATAACCGCGATCACCATATCttacaaagttatatttatgaaattacttaaatcaaattatagtaaattcttatataaaaatttgagaGTATATAATAGGATCATTGCGCACAAAATAGATATAATATAAACTATAGGGGTTCGTAATATAATTTACCGAAACTTAAGAGGAGATCTGCGAATTCAGAAACCTCCAAATCGAAACTTCATCGGCGGTGAGAAAACGGAGATACAATCAATTCTATGGATTCTCCATTTTCGCCGGCAATTtatctcttcatcatcatctccttctccttctcctttctTTTAGTTTCTTCATCTCCGAATTCATCCCTAGGGCTCGACGCAATCTATAATGGCGAAGCGGAACAAAGAGATGAAAGCGGAATCATAAGGCGTAGACATCTGATGAGCTTTAAGGAGACGCCTATTGGTACAAATATCACTTATGATTGTTCTCCTTCTGGTCCTTGTGTTCCTTGCTCGTACTCCGAAAAGGTTTTCTCTCTTATTTCCTTCGTATTGATAATTGATCATTGTTTTAGATTTGAATTTTATGCATCTTTATCATCAGTTAGCTGAGGCGTATTTGCTTGTAGATTTATATGATCAATTAGGTAGGAAGAACTCCAATTTTGcttgttttaggaaaaaatatgCCTGAATAGACCAAATGAAAACAGTTGATGAATCAGATTGTAGTTGATCGATAGTACTTTGGAGGTAGAGAAACGTGTAGAGTGTAGACAGTTGACACTACTTTGGAGGTAGAGAAACGTGTAGAGTATGTGCAGACCTTACTACTACCTTGGAGGTAGAGAAATGGGTAGAGTATATGCAGAACTGACCACTACCTTGGAGGTAGAGATGTGAAgttgtttctgatagaccctCAGCTCAAGGAAATAACAGACGTAGTTGATCCATAATGAGGTGGTCAAATGCATAACATattgttgtttaatttatttattatatctaaTGTTGTTAATCATAACAAATTTCTCGTGTGGAGAGTTGTATGTATTGATATTCTTAGATTAAATACAGATTAAATGTCAAATTTCTGTCATGGCTATAACATAATTAAGTGAGATAGTAAATTGGAGCGCTTATTGAATTGTATAGGGAGAAGGAGAATGATAATTGTTATTGTCTCAAGTAAGCAAAGTGATGTATAGATACTGCTTGTTTAGGTCGCAttcttttaagttaaatttgtgaTGTTTTCCCAATGTGCTTTCAGAAAGATGAAAAGTATAGGTGCAGTGAAACTGGATATCGTATCCCTTTCAACTGTATAGAGATTAAAGCTAGTACAAAGGAAGTGAAAAACaagaaaggaaagaagaagCGATCTGCTTTGGAGGACACATATACTGCAGTAAGGCCACATGCCATGAAGCACAATGAACAAGCTCTTACCTCCTCGGTAAGACAAAGAAATTTGCTGGACGATTCATCCTCGTCAAAGAGTGGAATACATACGTATATAACTTATAGGAGCTGTGTTCTTTCAATAAATGAGGAGAAGCTGTCAGTACTTGGGTTTGAGGTAAGTACATACTTTTTCTGCTTTACATAACTGTCTTGTGGAGAATTATCCAATTTACATTCTGCAACCTGTTTAGCTGTTTCTTTCAATATGGTTGCTGGTTTTAGTATTCAGAAATCATTTCACTGCTATCCAAAAGCAAAACATGAAATTGGATGATTGTGAGATCCATATATTAGAACTAAACAAGTTTTAATAGTGAAAGTTGATGAGGCACTTTATAGAAAAAGAACGTAAGTTATTGAGGTATAGAGAAGTAATTGAAGACCACTCAAGTTAATTGAAGGACTTTGAAAGGAAGGAAGGAGGCTTAATGCATTTCCTCtctaaatgtgaaaaaatataactaggTAAGTAGAGGGGCATATTGCAATTCGTGAAACtttcaaagaaatatttgaataatCTGTTATCAGAAAATGGAGAGGATATTATCAGGACTTATTATCCCCAATTTCTGTAGATTCCTCTTGGATTGTCATGTGTAGTCAAAATATAACTTTAGGTTGAAAAGTTCGATACTATTAAATTTAGGTCGACTGACCTAGTCGTCTTGTTTCAAAAACTTTCTGGGTTTTGTTTCCTGAATGCGTGAAACGAACCACTCCTTTGGTGGGGCAAAGTTACCTAGTACATGTTTTGGTGAGAGATAGCAAGTATCCGATCGAATAATTAAGGTATACACAAGTTGGTTAGGACACCATTgctatcaattaaaaaaatgatgtgaACCATTTTACAAGCTTGCCTTAGGTATTGGCTGCTCTTATACTGCATAGGGATAAACGAGTTGTGTGGTGTTATTCTCTTTAGAAGTGTGAGATTTTTTAGGTAAAGTCAAAGCTAATTGGGAGATCTTTATCGTGTTTTCATGGATTAACATGTTCATTTCCTTCTTCACGCGTGACTGAACTTTCAAAGTTAGCTGTCTCACTGTGTTTCGATATAATCATAAGAAGGATGATTCTCCCACACAACTTGTGTCAAAAGAAGACCTATTATACTTGCAGAACAGCTCTGTAAAAGAACCTCATGGCTTGAGTTCAAAAACAAGCTCTTTCTTATTCTGTAAATATTTTGGATTTAATTGAGAATATGCCTGATTCTTATGCCAAGCGGTTTAATTGGATCTGCATTATGTAGGTGATTATGCTGGGTTTACTGATTGTCAGTGGTTCAACCATATACTTCAGAAAACGGCGAGCAGGCGCTGTATCTGGTGCTGGGCCTGTCAGACTTCCAACTAGTTCTCGATTCTAACTAAAAATCTGTACGTTTGCAGCTTAGGATTCTTTTTTAATCTTCTTACTTTCTTGATTCAAGGTTGCAATCCTAGTAGATT
This DNA window, taken from Solanum lycopersicum chromosome 5, SLM_r2.1, encodes the following:
- the LOC101247820 gene encoding probable inactive receptor kinase At1g27190, producing the protein MTAKSTNPIFFFTLFFLIFTLTPSFSIENDVKCLEGIKSAFSDPLNKLSSWSFSNTSVASICKLVGVSCWNEKENRLLSLQLPSMSLSGSLPSSLQFCSSLQSLDLSGNSFSGPIPVQICSWLPYLVNLDLSSNYFSGSIPPEFINCKFLNTLLLNDNKLTGSIPFEIGRLDRLKRFSASNNGLSGSIPDDLDRFSKDDFDGNDGLCGNPIGSKCSNLSNKNLVIIISAGVFGAAASLILGFGIWRWFLVQPSKKDREFGDGKGVGGGGINDYWIDKLRAYKLVQVTLFQKPINKIKLNDLLVATNSFASENIVVSIRTGVSYRAMLIDGSALAIKRLSSCKLSEKQFRSEMNRLGQLRHPNLVPLLGFCIVDTERLLVYKHMQNGSLNSILHGNLSTGSSELGWLARVRVAAGAARGLAWLHHGCQPPYVHQYLSSNVILVDDDYDARITDFGLARLIGSTDSNDSLFVNGDLGEFGYVPPEYSSTLVASMKGDVYSFGVVLLELVTGRKPVGAEEGFKGSLVDWVNQLSSSGHSKDAIDKSFAGSGRDDEILRVLQIACLCVVSRPKDRPSMYTVYQSLKSMVKDHCFSEHFDEFPINLTKENHDHKD
- the LOC101248102 gene encoding uncharacterized protein: MDSPFSPAIYLFIIISFSFSFLLVSSSPNSSLGLDAIYNGEAEQRDESGIIRRRHLMSFKETPIGTNITYDCSPSGPCVPCSYSEKKDEKYRCSETGYRIPFNCIEIKASTKEVKNKKGKKKRSALEDTYTAVRPHAMKHNEQALTSSVRQRNLLDDSSSSKSGIHTYITYRSCVLSINEEKLSVLGFEVIMLGLLIVSGSTIYFRKRRAGAVSGAGPVRLPTSSRF